A window of the Lactobacillus amylovorus DSM 20531 genome harbors these coding sequences:
- the tig gene encoding trigger factor has product MSVKWEKTGKTTGELTFDISQDEIKLGLDQAFRRVKKNLRVPGFRKGHVSRVIFDQYYGEEALYEDALNIVLPNAYSAAVKEAGIAAVGQPQITPVSMDKGKDWTMKATVTVEPEVKLGDYKGIEVPKQNTRVYQKDVDVELDKRREQNAELVLKKGKSEKGDTVTIDYKGTIDGKEFEGGSAENYSLELGSGAFIPGFEDQLIGHEAGDDVDVVVTFPKDYGAKDLAGKEAHFATKIHEVKSKQLPKLDDEFAKDVDDSVDTLDELKDKIKKDLKAQKEEAAKDAIQEAAIEGAVKNATVDEIPDAMIQEDVDTQLNQYLGNMQRQGIDPQTYYKLTNTNEQQLRSQFAKNAAERVKTNLVLEAIVDAEDLKATKDEIDKEIKDLSSEYNMDEKTVRNTLTDDMLSHDITVRKAMDLITDNAKQVAKAKLEAKDLDDNKEDK; this is encoded by the coding sequence ATGTCTGTAAAATGGGAAAAAACCGGTAAGACAACCGGTGAACTTACTTTTGATATTTCACAAGATGAAATTAAATTAGGTTTAGACCAAGCATTTAGAAGAGTAAAGAAAAACTTGCGTGTTCCTGGCTTTAGAAAGGGCCACGTTTCTCGTGTGATTTTTGATCAATACTACGGTGAAGAAGCATTATATGAAGATGCTTTAAACATCGTATTACCAAATGCATATTCTGCTGCTGTTAAGGAAGCAGGTATTGCTGCAGTTGGTCAACCACAAATTACTCCTGTATCAATGGACAAGGGTAAGGACTGGACTATGAAGGCTACTGTTACTGTAGAACCAGAAGTTAAGTTAGGCGACTACAAGGGTATTGAAGTTCCTAAGCAAAACACTCGTGTTTACCAAAAGGACGTTGATGTTGAACTTGACAAGCGTCGTGAACAAAACGCTGAACTTGTTCTTAAGAAGGGTAAGTCAGAAAAAGGCGATACTGTAACTATCGACTACAAGGGTACTATTGATGGTAAGGAATTTGAAGGCGGCTCAGCTGAAAACTACTCACTTGAATTAGGTTCAGGTGCATTTATCCCAGGCTTTGAAGATCAACTTATTGGTCACGAAGCAGGCGACGACGTTGATGTTGTTGTAACCTTCCCTAAGGATTACGGCGCAAAGGACTTAGCAGGTAAGGAAGCTCACTTCGCAACTAAGATCCACGAAGTTAAGTCAAAGCAACTTCCTAAGTTAGACGACGAATTTGCTAAGGACGTTGATGACTCTGTAGATACTCTTGACGAATTAAAGGACAAGATCAAGAAGGACTTGAAGGCACAAAAGGAAGAAGCTGCTAAGGACGCAATCCAAGAAGCTGCTATCGAAGGTGCTGTAAAGAACGCTACTGTTGATGAAATTCCTGACGCAATGATCCAAGAAGATGTTGATACTCAATTGAACCAATACTTGGGCAACATGCAACGTCAAGGTATCGATCCTCAAACTTACTACAAGTTGACTAACACCAACGAACAACAATTACGTTCACAATTTGCTAAGAACGCTGCTGAAAGAGTTAAGACTAACTTAGTTCTTGAAGCTATTGTTGATGCAGAAGACCTTAAGGCAACTAAGGACGAAATTGATAAGGAAATCAAGGACCTTTCTTCTGAATACAACATGGATGAAAAGACTGTACGTAACACCTTAACTGATGATATGTTAAGTCACGACATCACTGTACGTAAGGCTATGGATCTTATTACTGATAATGCTAAGCAAGTTGCTAAGGCAAAGCTTGAAGCAAAAGACTTAGATGATAATAAGGAAGACAAATAA